Proteins from one Oncorhynchus tshawytscha isolate Ot180627B linkage group LG16, Otsh_v2.0, whole genome shotgun sequence genomic window:
- the LOC112216634 gene encoding dnaJ homolog subfamily C member 5 has translation MAAEAQRQRSLSTSGESLYLVLGIDKNASPEDIKKSYRKLALKFHPDKNPDNPEAADKFKEINSAHAILNDCTKRNIYDKYGSLGLYVAEQFGEENVNTYFVLSSWWAKGLFIFCGLATGCYFCCCLCCCCNCCCGKCKPRPPMDQEPEFYVSPEDLEAQMQSDERDVGGDPIMMQPSGTETTRLTSDNHSSYRTDTGYN, from the exons ATGGCAGCTGAGGCGCAGAGACAGCGGTCTCTGTCCACGTCAGGAGAGTCGCTCTACCTGGTCCTGGGGATCGACAAGAACGCCTCGCCGGAGGACATCAAGAAGTCCTACAG GAAACTGGCCCTGAAGTTCCACCCAGACAAGAACCCAGACAACCCCGAGGCTGCTGATAAGTTTAAGGAAATCAACAGCGCCCACGCCATCCTGAACGACTGTACCAAGAGGAACATCTATGACAAGTACGGATCCCTGGGACTGTACGTGGCCGAGCAGTTTGGAGAGGAGAACGTCAACACCTACTTTGTCCTCTCCTCCTGGTGGGCTAAG GGCCTGTTCATCTTCTGTGGCTTGGCGACTGGCTGCTACTTCTGCTGCTGTctgtgctgctgctgtaactGCTGCTGTGGGAAGTGTAAACCGCGGCCTCCCATGGACCAGGAACCAGAGTTCTACGTCTCCCCTGAAGACCTGGAGGCACAGATGCAGTCTGACGAGAGAG ACGTTGGTGGTGACCCCATCATGATGCAGCCGTCTGGAACAGAAACCACCAGGCTGACGTCAGACAACCACTCCTCCTACCGGACCGACACCGGATACAACTAA